GATGCGGGAAGCGCTGCGGCTGGCCGAACGGGCCGGATCGCGCGGCGAGGTGCCCGTCGGCGCGGTCGTCGTCCGCGGCGGACGCGCGCTGGGACGGGGCACCAACCGCCGCGAATCGCGAGCGGATCCGACGCATCATGCGGAGATCGAGGCGCTTCGCCGGGCGGCGGCGCGGTCGGGGAGCTGGCGGCTCGACGGCGCGACGCTCTACGTGACGCTCGAACCGTGCGCGATGTGCGCGGGCGCTTGCGTCAACGCTCGAATCGCGCGAATCGTCTACGGATGCTCGGACCCGAAGGCGGGCTACGTGGAGAGCCTCGGCGCGATCGCGACGGATTCCCGGCTCAACCACCGCTGCTCCCTCCGGGGAGGGGTGCTCGCGGATCAATCCGCGGAGCTTCTCCGGCGTTTTTTCCGGGAACGACGCGGGGGAGCGACGGGGGAGAAGAAGGCCAAGCCGACTCCGCGGAAGCCCCGAGCCTGAACCCGGCGCCGCCGATCCCGATACCTCGCAGCGAGCACCATTCGGAACCGGCAGAGCGCAACTCCCGCGCCCGCCACGACTTCATCGACAACCGCCGTACTCGTCGGTGACGCTCCATTTCACGAAAGCGGGGCTGTGGCTGAGCAAGGCGGGCGGGCGGAGCACCCTTGCCAGATGGAGAAGGGGTTTGGGGGATACAACTCCCGGGCCCGCCACGACTTCATCGACAACCACCGTACTCGTCGCGACGTTCCATTACCCGAAAGCGGGGCTGTGGCTGAGCGAAGGCGGGCCCGCGGAGCGCGTTTGCCAGATGGAGAGGGGGTTTGGGGGATACCTCCCCCAGGCTGGATGTGGCCAAAACTGTCGCGGGCGGAGCCCGCGACGCCCGAGGTCCGGAGCCAGCGCGGAGGAACGAGTGCCTCGCAGCGAGCGGCCGCAACGCGGCCGCGAAGCGAAGAGGTTTTGGCGGAGGAGGAGGGATTCGAACCCTCGAAACCCTTTCGGGTTTACCGGTTTTCGAGACCGGCCTGATCAACCACTCCAGCACCCCTCCGCGGGTCGGGGGGCGGATTATAGCCCATCGTTGGAGGGGTTCCGCGCTCGCCACGGCGGAAACAAAACCGCTCGAACGACGTA
The sequence above is a segment of the Thermoanaerobaculia bacterium genome. Coding sequences within it:
- the tadA gene encoding tRNA adenosine(34) deaminase TadA — protein: MSGKISPVPRDEDAAWMREALRLAERAGSRGEVPVGAVVVRGGRALGRGTNRRESRADPTHHAEIEALRRAAARSGSWRLDGATLYVTLEPCAMCAGACVNARIARIVYGCSDPKAGYVESLGAIATDSRLNHRCSLRGGVLADQSAELLRRFFRERRGGATGEKKAKPTPRKPRA